In Oryza sativa Japonica Group chromosome 8, ASM3414082v1, the sequence acatacctaactaattatatgtatggatgctatatacctagaatcaaaatctaacaaaaacaagttcaaattcagtataaacatgctttgaactagttagtaaagtacttaatgttaatacctaagtaattgaaaaagtttcatactcatttgaattgggtatatactcaatttcaacaatgatgcccgggcaccatggagcaccaaacaaatttaatatatatatatatatagatatatatatatatatatatatatatatatatatatatatatatatgtatgtatgtatgtatgtatgtatgtatgtatgtatgtatgtatgtatgtatgtatgtatgtatgtatgtatgtatgtatgtatgtatgtatgtatgtatgtatgtatgtatgtatgtatgtatgtatgtatgtatgtatgtatgtatgtatgtatgtatgtatgtatgtatgtatgtaaattaactggtgctacatggagtatgggctccaagattcaaattgagtatatacccaatttgagtgagtatgaaatttttttaaatgcttagatatgaacattaacttctttactatgttagttcaaacaagtttgaactttttttttgttagattttggttctaggtatataacatccaaacatataattcgttaggtatttaataatgaattgtgaaataaagtttagtttgagttgttttgttgttaggtatttgtatgaatcaaattcatatagctagatatatactcacaatttgaaaattttaaaaaatttaagagaatttgtgtgttttataccttaCCCTACCATAGCCGCCACAGTCAATCAATCGCTACAAATACAAGTACTGAGATTGTGACAACAACGGAATCCCCAAGCTCTTCGCAAAAACTGCACCAatttttattttccttccaCCAACCGAGCCGATCGCAGGAAGCCGAGCGAGACGTCTTTCCTTCGTCTCGCCGCCAGCCATGGCGCCACCACCATCGGTCACCGTCATTGAGGACGGCCGCGTCGccgtgccgcctccgccgccgccagcttccggcgacgccgcgccgcctcctcaaACGACGCTGTTCAAGCTGACCGCGCTCGACGCGCAGTGGATCCCGCTCCCGCTCATCCAGCGGGTGCTCGtgttcgacggcggcgaggggcgcATACCGCCGTTCGaggacgtcgtcgccgccctccgcgcgtccCTGGCGGAGACGGTGGCGCGGCTACTGCCCCTCGCCGGTAGGATCGTCCACCTGCCGGAGACGGGGGAGGCGGCGATCGACTGCTCCGGGcgcggcgtggccggcggcggcgtcaggttCGTCGTCGCGGagtgcggcggcgccgacgcggcgcgcGTCGCCCGGGACGCCGACCACGACGTGGCGCTGCTGGAGCAGCTCGCGCCGGTGCTCGACGCCGACGCGCTCCCGGCGGAGACGATGGCCGCGCAGGTGACcaggctgggcggcggcggcggcggcggcgtggcggtcgGCGTGGCGCTGCACCACGCCGTGGCGGACGGCCGCTCGGTCTGGAGGTTCATCGAGGCCTGGGCGGCGTGCtgccgcggcgacgacgcgtggagcgccgcgccggcgccggcgttcgaccgcgccgccgtcgcgctccctGACGGCGAGGAGCTCGCCAGGGACGTGCTCCGGAAGTACGTCCCAAACCTGCCAGTGGTAAG encodes:
- the LOC4344783 gene encoding anthocyanin 5-aromatic acyltransferase; the encoded protein is MAPPPSVTVIEDGRVAVPPPPPPASGDAAPPPQTTLFKLTALDAQWIPLPLIQRVLVFDGGEGRIPPFEDVVAALRASLAETVARLLPLAGRIVHLPETGEAAIDCSGRGVAGGGVRFVVAECGGADAARVARDADHDVALLEQLAPVLDADALPAETMAAQVTRLGGGGGGGVAVGVALHHAVADGRSVWRFIEAWAACCRGDDAWSAAPAPAFDRAAVALPDGEELARDVLRKYVPNLPVATVPKFLVKGRLQLSRRTFTVAAAQMLRLKQRIVVAGAGGLTPPSGFVALAALAWVSFVRSKHAAGAIAAGDEVYLFFFIDCRGRRAAFDPPVGEGFFGTCISGCLATATARDLLGGGDGGLVAAARAVQEEVRRAAEDPLAGWEWMSLVGRIALSRLVNMSGSTRFPAYEAADFGWGSPSRTELVTMNHGGQVVLVAAKGGGVQASVSMKPEHMDKFKSDFESYLE